In Lolium rigidum isolate FL_2022 chromosome 3, APGP_CSIRO_Lrig_0.1, whole genome shotgun sequence, the genomic window TGGTTATGATAATGAAATCAAGCTTAGAGATGACTTCATTCCGACGTCAATTAAGCGTGCTCCTGATCAGGTATTGTTCTGTTGATCACAGTCAGCCAATTCTCATTTTATTGTCGGTTGAAGCTGGACATAGCGCACACATATATTCTACTGTCAAGTTCTTATAACAGCTTACGAGCTACAAGTTGATAGTTAATTTCGATCGTATGTTGGGTATCTGCAATCCTGGCTTTACTAGCCATTTTACCTGTGCTTTATATTTACCATACCTGTGCTTTATATTTACCATACTTTTGGTCCATAATATTTTTGTTGGTTATAAAATCCACTTTCTTTGCTACAGACGCTGGAATTTACAAATGAAGTGGTTGATTACCTGAAAGGAATATTCCACATGTTTGACATAGATAATGTAAGTAATGCATTGATTACCACATTCATTGTTTATCCTCCATAATAGTCTCTATTATtattagcattttcatttgaatcaTATCCATAAAAACTTGATCTTCTGAAAATGTGTTTACGTATCAAATACAGGACGGAGCTTTGCTACCTTCTGAGTTGGAGGATCTTTTTTCAACAGCACCTGAAAAGTAAGTTGCTGATGAAAAAATGGGCGATTTTAATTTTTGATTGACACTATTTTGGCTACTGTAATTTACATAGTTTATTCGCTGTTAGTCAACCTTGTACTTTGTCTACTAGCTTTGATTGAATCTGTTGATCTTTCATCAAAGGGCTCTTAAGTTTCGTCTATTTAGTCATCTGTCTCTGTTTGCCATTTGCCATTTGCCATTTGCCATTTACATATCTTCATTCGTTTCCTAATATTTCAGCCCGTGGACTTCTGATCTATATAAAGACTGTGCTGATAGGAATGTCTTGGGTGGGTTATCACTTGAAGGATTTCTTTCTAAGGTATTCTTTCAATCTTAGCGTGCTAACAACTTTATTATACGTAGTGTGTACAATAATTTTTGAAGCTGTTTGTTAATTTGTTGGTTGGGTTCAACCTATAAGAAAGCAAGCCCTATTCCAAACTTATATGTTTGTTGTTCATAATGTGACCGTCTTGCACCATTAAATGAGCTATTTTAATCACTTTGAGAAAGTCCAATAGTTTCTTGTAATCTTTTTATGTTTTTGCTGTACCTTATTTTAAGTTTGTCATTCTCAGTATACAAAATAACCCCCAGAAGATTTGTAAAACACTACACTGGACACATAAGAAACGTAAACCAACTAAAACTGGGATTGAAGTCTTAATTAAGAGTGCTGTGCTCTTTATGATAAAGATGCATCATATGTAGTGTTGTGCCTTGAAAGCCACACATGTTTGTAAGCTGTTCTGATCTTGTGGAGGTGTGCTTAGAAAACTGTAGGCAAGATTACCGTGTAGATTTCCCTTTGCTGATTAGTAATCTCCAATTGCAGTGGGCGCTTATGACACTTCTAGATCCAGCAAATAGTTTCGCCAACCTTGTCTATGTTGGCTATTCGGGCGATTTCAATTCAGCATTTACCATCACAAGGAAAAGACGAGTGGACCGTAAAAAGCAGCAGACTCAAAGAAATGTGTTCCAGTGTTATGTTTTTGGTCCCAAAGGCGCTGGAAAGACTGCATTGCTACAATCCTTCCTTGGAAGGTATTATATACATTTCCCAATGTTTACGCCACAAATTTTCATATCTCTCTGGTACCTTTTAGTAACTCTATTTCACTTTCGATCCTTATTGCAGGCAACCTTCCGAGGCTGTACCAATCAATAGCGACCGGTTTGCAGCAAACACTGTTGAACTGTCTGATGTAAGTAGTTTGAAGTGATATCTGTATTTTGATGGATGCTTCTGCTCTGCAATGATCCATTTTCTTATTCAATATGTATTTTTTAATGAAGGGGACTAGAAAGACACTTATACTGCGAGAGATTCCTGAAGGTGATGTCAGATCATTGCTTAATAACAAGGAATCCTTAGCACCCTGTGACGCAGCAGTATTTGTCTACGATAGGTATGCATTCTGCtgagttgttttattgtttattcATGACAATCAGTTTCTGAGAAAACGGATAATTGTCTTATAAGTTGTTTTTCTTGCAAACATGGCATAGATTAATCTTCATACTTTCCTCAGTTGGATGTATTGGGTTAAGTGTGGTTACCAAAGGTTTTGTAGTTGGATAAGTGTGGTTACCAAGGTATTGTAGTTGTGGTTTACCAAGGTTTTGTAGTTTTGTTAAAATGACATGATATCAAGTAGTGTGGTGATGAGTGATCTTGTGAATCCTTGTTTTACTGAATATTGTATGGTTACCAAGGTTTTTTAGTTGGGGTATGTTGCATTATTTTCTGCCTGATGTCTAATGTGGCAGTTTTCTGAATTATATATGGTTTTGATGGCCCATCTTGCGAGGAAAATAATGTTTACTGATTGTTCAATGATATATTTGCAAAATGTCAGCAAAATTACTTATTAATGTTTTTAAAACCAATTTCACATTACCAGAATAGCCTACTGGGCATAAAATATTGATCCTTAATTGGTTCAACTGTTCTTCGCTGGTGTGTAAATGGCACTGATGATTTGTTGCCAATCAAGATTGAATGCATTTAATAGTAACTCTTAAGGGGCACTAGATGTCTATGCATAAATTTTGCTTATATGGTACTCCCtcggttcctttttaattgactccgaTTACAAAATGAACCATATTGATCCTTAATTGGTTCAACTGTTTGTCGCCGGTGTGTAAATGGCACTGATGATTGTTGCCAATCAAGATTGAATGCATATAATAGTAACTCTTAAGGGGCACTATATGTCTATGCATAAATCTTGCTTATCTGCTGGAGTATATCTTACTTTATGACCTGTTCTTTGGTAACACATAATTTCCTTATGCTGCATATCACTGAATGTGACACTTGCAAAATGGCAGCTGTGATGAATTTTCTTGGCAAAGAGCGAGAGATTTGCTTGTCCAAGTTGCTACACATGGAGAAAACACTGGCTATGAGGTTCCTTGCCTTATAGTTGCTGCCAAGGATGATCTTGACCAATCTCCAGTCGCTCTACAAGAATCAACCAGAGTAAGCTGTGATACCATCTTGTTTGACATTTAAGTTTACCATTTTGGTTGGTGAATTAATAAACAGCAAATGTTTTACTGGATTTGAATATGTTTATCCTTATTTCTAAATTCGCTCTGTGGGCAAATAATGTGCAAGTGGTTCCTATAGTACATTATTTGCCGGCAGTTCTCTTGATACTACCATAGGCAGGCAGCTTCCTAGTTCTTTATATTATTTATGGAATAACGATAAGTTTATCCAATTTCAGGTTAGCCAAGACATGGGAATCGAAACACCAATTCCTATTAGCGTTAAGTTGAAAGACTTGAACAATATTTTCTGTAGAGTTGTTCATGCAGCACAGCGACCCCATTTGAGCATTCCAGAGACTGAAGCTGGTAAATCACGCAGGCAATACCGTCAACTTCTGAACCGCTCCCTCATGGTTGTTTCAGGTAAAGCCAGCTCCTTGATCTTGTCACAAATCTTCTCTCACTAGCCAGGAGTAAATTCCACACAGAACTAAAATATAGATATAGTAAGAGACTAAAGCTGTCTATATATCTCAGCAAAATACTAGCAAGTTCATAACAATGTGAAATAATTGGTTgccactagataataattttgtgaacCGAGTCAAAACTGGTATGTTGGGTTGTGTATTGAACAAAGTGTTGTCCCAGTGTGTAGTAGTTgccactagataataattttgttcaGCATAATACTTTGAGTAAATCCCGTCCAATACTAACTCATTCTAATACTGGACTAATAATTTGCAGTTGGAGCTGCTATAGGAGTCGTGGGAGTAGCTGCCTACAGGGTTTATGCGGCTAGGAAGAGCTCGTCGTCATGAAGCCCTCGCGGACAGTGGTGAAATAAGCGTGTACTACGGGCAGGTTCATCGTCCATCAAGTGGGATCGTCTAGCTTGATGCGTATTGCTTGTCGAACGTGCTGTTTATGTACAGTTGGGTCATGAAAAGATAACCTGTGGTTTACAATTTAGTTTTGGATGGTATAATGTACGGCAGTCATCGGGCTCTGTTAGATGCTTTAGCTGATTGACTGTCATGACTGGTTAGCTCTGTCAAAATTTTACCACTGCCCTAATTTTTTTGGCCACATTGCAGTACTCAACTTCTTTCCCCGTTACTTTTGAACATTTATTATATGTTTCTTTTAAAGCTGAAGATTCAGTTTGAACATGTCTGGAGAACTATTTCTGGATTTTGAAGTGTATGTTCTGTTCAGTTTGAGCGTTGAATGTCAGAACTTAACTGTAATCTCAAGGGTAAAGTCCAATAAACAACTAACGCTCAGCCATTTTCTTTCTACCTAACGAGGCAGCTCTCCTTCGGCAGGAAAATAACAAAACACAGGCAGTTCCTCCATCTGTCGTGGTCTAGACTAGCAAAGTCGAGAAAGAATCCTGTGTTGCACGTCGGCCGTCCCCATCCGTTATGTCTGGACTCCGGTAAGAGCCAGCGAGATCCGGGCAGCGCCTCGCCATCGCTGATGTTAACAGCCATGCACCGGTGTCGACGCCAAAGCCCGTTCCCTCCTTGCTCTGGTTTGGTTATTCCAATCGGGTCAATCACAAACACGTCAGGTCCCTTTCACGATTCTGGCGATAGAATTGCATGACTGAACTTGCGTTATCATGAGGGAAGTGGCATATGCAGTGACGTGCAGCTCAGGGCTTCTGCTCAACTTCTTCCTCGGTCACCATGATGCGTATTACTAGGAGAATACAGTAGCCACCTCGTGTTCACACAACGCAAGCCAAGATTAGTCTCTGAAGGTTAAAGATAGAGAAAGTCTCCTCATGCCCTTCGTTATCGACCAGCACATTGTGTATCGCCGAAAAACTATTCCGTTCTGCTGAAACAAAACAAAGCTTATCTTATTGCATGATCCTGCTCTAGGTGGCAAGA contains:
- the LOC124704655 gene encoding mitochondrial Rho GTPase 1-like — its product is MAAAAAANLAGRPGVRVVVIGDPGTGKSSLVVAVATEQFPENVPKVMPHTRLPADYFPDRVPITIIDTSSSPEQKPKLIAECQAADAVVLTYACDRLSTLERLSTYWLPELRRIQLKAPVIVVGCKLDLRDDQQNSLEQTMAPIMQSFREIETCIECSALRQIQVPEVFYYAQKAVLHPTAPLFDQEAQSLKPRCVRALKRIFILCDHDRDGALSDVELNDFQVRCFSAPLQPTEISGVKRVVQEKMPEGVNDSGLTLTGFLFLHALFIEKGRLETTWTVLRKFGYDNEIKLRDDFIPTSIKRAPDQTLEFTNEVVDYLKGIFHMFDIDNDGALLPSELEDLFSTAPENPWTSDLYKDCADRNVLGGLSLEGFLSKWALMTLLDPANSFANLVYVGYSGDFNSAFTITRKRRVDRKKQQTQRNVFQCYVFGPKGAGKTALLQSFLGRQPSEAVPINSDRFAANTVELSDGTRKTLILREIPEGDVRSLLNNKESLAPCDAAVFVYDSCDEFSWQRARDLLVQVATHGENTGYEVPCLIVAAKDDLDQSPVALQESTRVSQDMGIETPIPISVKLKDLNNIFCRVVHAAQRPHLSIPETEAGKSRRQYRQLLNRSLMVVSVGAAIGVVGVAAYRVYAARKSSSS